The following coding sequences are from one Candidatus Rokuibacteriota bacterium window:
- a CDS encoding glycyl-radical enzyme activating protein, with protein IGTEGGRIRLDRGRCTRCGQCLEACPAGALRLFGQPMSVEEVVRIAEEDSVFYARSSGGITVSGGEPCQQSRFVEALLRTCRDRGIGTSVETTGHAEWEDVERVCRYAETVLYDVKSLDSGKHRAFTGVPTTLILQNLGLLARAFPATPIVVRTPVVPGFNDTVTDIAAIAEFLRTVPTVRSYELLAYHGFGEGKYAQLGRRYPLGGVTPPPEERMRELRTVAARVG; from the coding sequence CATCGGCACGGAGGGCGGAAGGATCCGGCTCGACCGTGGGCGGTGTACGCGGTGCGGGCAGTGTCTCGAGGCGTGCCCGGCCGGCGCCCTCCGGCTGTTCGGCCAGCCCATGTCGGTCGAGGAGGTCGTCCGGATCGCGGAAGAGGATAGCGTCTTCTACGCCCGCTCCTCCGGTGGGATCACGGTGAGCGGCGGCGAGCCCTGCCAGCAGAGCCGCTTCGTGGAGGCCCTGCTCCGGACGTGCCGGGACCGCGGCATCGGCACGTCGGTGGAAACCACGGGCCACGCCGAATGGGAAGACGTCGAGCGGGTGTGCCGGTACGCGGAGACCGTGCTCTACGACGTCAAGTCCCTGGACTCGGGCAAGCACAGGGCCTTCACCGGCGTCCCGACCACTCTGATCCTGCAGAATCTCGGCCTGCTCGCGCGCGCCTTTCCCGCCACGCCGATCGTGGTCCGGACGCCCGTCGTGCCTGGCTTCAACGACACCGTGACGGACATCGCGGCGATCGCGGAGTTCCTCCGCACGGTCCCAACCGTTCGGTCGTACGAGCTGCTGGCCTACCACGGCTTCGGCGAGGGCAAGTACGCTCAGCTCGGGCGCCGCTACCCCCTCGGCGGGGTCACCCCGCCGCCAGAGGAGCGGATGCGCGAACTCCGGACTGTCGCGGCCCGGGTCGGCTGA
- a CDS encoding sigma 54-interacting transcriptional regulator, producing MADDTRSIGVLLTDAAGQVRFQAGSAGLAAVQAALLVRSPASGSPLYAIHAGDAAYVVLRLATGDGQLFLVHPESERSPLVDFITGVDFAFEILNHLLSSPYEAMTVVDAEGILRFMSPVHERFFGLRPGEAVGKPVTEVIENTRLPETVRSGKAEIGHIQEMRGVNRVVSRIPILRDGRVIGAIGQVMFKGPEQVHQFSRQIEQLKAQVAYYEREIANLQNRPYGLDEIEGECEQIQRLKAMILKVAPIDVPVLLVGESGTGKELVAHAIHNLSMRRSRPMVSVNSTVFPVSLVESELFGYEAGAFTGASRHGHKGKFELADGSTLFLDEIGDMPLDIQAKLLRVVQEGVFERVGGGRPLRSNFRLITASNRDLEAMVSEGRFRLDLYYRISGVTLKLPALRDRVGDIPILTHNFLERYARRHKTSVRSVHASVFEYLREQPWPGNVRQLLHEVEQALIFCDSSQLTVGDFRGTPAAASGIPPASGEAKGSMKQALADVEATIIREALARHGGNKKRVAEALGISRSHLYKKLGEG from the coding sequence ATGGCCGACGACACCAGATCGATAGGCGTCCTCCTCACTGACGCAGCGGGGCAGGTCAGGTTCCAGGCGGGATCGGCCGGTCTCGCGGCCGTCCAGGCTGCGTTGCTCGTTCGCTCCCCAGCGTCCGGGAGCCCGCTCTACGCGATCCACGCGGGCGACGCCGCGTATGTCGTCCTCCGGCTCGCCACAGGTGACGGACAGCTCTTCCTCGTCCACCCGGAGAGCGAGCGAAGTCCCCTCGTCGACTTCATCACGGGCGTTGACTTCGCTTTCGAGATCCTGAACCACCTGCTCAGCAGCCCGTACGAGGCAATGACCGTGGTCGATGCGGAGGGCATCCTCCGCTTCATGAGCCCCGTGCACGAGCGGTTCTTCGGGCTCCGTCCGGGCGAAGCGGTGGGAAAGCCGGTCACGGAGGTGATCGAGAACACGCGGCTTCCGGAGACGGTGCGCTCGGGCAAGGCCGAGATCGGGCACATCCAGGAGATGCGCGGGGTGAATCGGGTCGTGAGCCGGATTCCGATCCTCCGCGACGGGAGAGTCATCGGCGCGATCGGCCAGGTGATGTTCAAGGGGCCCGAGCAGGTGCATCAGTTCAGCCGCCAGATCGAGCAGCTCAAGGCTCAGGTGGCCTACTACGAGCGGGAGATCGCCAACCTCCAGAACCGCCCGTACGGGCTGGACGAGATCGAGGGCGAGTGCGAGCAGATCCAGCGGCTCAAGGCCATGATCCTGAAGGTCGCGCCGATCGACGTCCCCGTCCTCCTCGTCGGCGAGAGTGGGACCGGCAAGGAGCTCGTGGCACACGCCATCCACAACCTCAGCATGCGGCGAAGCCGCCCGATGGTGTCGGTCAACTCGACGGTGTTCCCGGTGAGTCTCGTCGAGAGCGAGCTGTTCGGGTACGAGGCCGGCGCATTCACTGGCGCATCGCGCCACGGGCACAAGGGCAAGTTCGAGCTCGCCGATGGAAGCACGCTCTTCCTCGATGAGATCGGCGACATGCCGCTGGACATCCAGGCGAAGCTGCTCAGGGTCGTCCAGGAAGGCGTGTTCGAGCGCGTGGGAGGCGGCCGTCCTCTGCGCAGCAACTTCCGGCTGATCACGGCCAGCAACCGTGACCTCGAGGCCATGGTGAGCGAGGGGCGCTTCAGGCTGGACCTCTACTACCGGATCAGCGGTGTGACCCTGAAGCTCCCGGCGCTCCGTGATCGGGTCGGCGACATCCCGATCCTGACGCACAATTTCCTCGAGCGATACGCGCGTCGTCACAAGACCTCCGTCCGGTCAGTGCACGCGAGCGTGTTCGAATACCTTCGCGAGCAGCCGTGGCCCGGGAACGTACGCCAGCTCCTGCACGAGGTCGAGCAGGCGCTCATCTTCTGTGATTCCAGCCAGCTCACGGTAGGTGACTTCCGGGGCACGCCAGCGGCGGCATCGGGCATTCCCCCCGCCTCAGGCGAGGCGAAGGGGAGCATGAAGCAGGCCCTCGCCGACGTGGAGGCGACAATCATCCGTGAAGCCCTGGCCCGGCATGGCGGCAACAAGAAGCGGGTGGCCGAAGCCCTCGGCATCTCTCGATCGCATCTCTACAAGAAGCTCGGTGAGGGCTAA
- a CDS encoding IclR family transcriptional regulator, which yields MSKTIDKGILVLSTFTVDRPRLTFEELSKLTQMPSSTLYRFLNGLLRSGYLVKDPSTLSYGLGPGVLRLGRVAEAALDVRSAAIPWMDRLRDETGETIYLSVRMGASRLCLESREREGRGIKFSIRAGETSPIYAGASGKVLLAYLPDKEAHRILGQAKLEKLTPHTVTDRRAIIRELALIRSRGYHYTEAEYNPGAWGLAAPILNTPGIAAASFSISGPLYAGARKPAVDRLLSLLRAATRDISRRLGYTA from the coding sequence GTGAGCAAGACAATCGACAAGGGCATCCTCGTCCTGTCGACATTCACCGTGGATCGGCCGCGGTTGACCTTCGAAGAGCTGTCGAAGCTGACGCAGATGCCCAGCAGCACGCTGTACCGGTTCTTGAACGGGCTGCTGCGCAGCGGATATCTCGTGAAGGACCCGTCGACCTTGAGTTACGGTCTTGGACCCGGTGTGCTGCGCCTCGGACGGGTTGCGGAGGCGGCCCTCGACGTCAGAAGCGCCGCCATCCCCTGGATGGACCGGTTGCGGGACGAGACGGGCGAGACGATCTATCTCTCGGTGCGCATGGGCGCGTCCCGTCTCTGTCTCGAGAGCCGGGAGCGAGAGGGCAGGGGAATCAAGTTTTCGATTCGGGCCGGGGAGACGAGCCCGATCTACGCCGGCGCATCGGGCAAGGTGTTGCTCGCCTACCTGCCGGACAAGGAGGCCCATCGCATCCTGGGGCAGGCGAAGCTCGAGAAGCTGACGCCGCATACCGTGACCGATCGCCGGGCGATCATCCGGGAACTGGCCCTGATCCGGTCCCGCGGGTACCACTACACCGAGGCCGAATACAACCCGGGCGCCTGGGGGCTGGCCGCGCCGATCTTGAATACGCCCGGAATCGCGGCGGCGTCGTTCAGCATCTCCGGTCCCCTCTACGCCGGCGCCCGGAAGCCGGCAGTGGACAGGCTGTTGTCTCTGCTGCGGGCCGCGACGAGGGATATCTCAAGGCGGCTGGGGTACACGGCATGA
- a CDS encoding MmgE/PrpD family protein, giving the protein MRGLTRRLSAMLVGTRFEDLSRHAGDAVKRSILDTLGCGLAGAGVAECDLLMESLTPMGSAPVATVVGRRLRLASPFAAMVNATAARALDMDDLFEPGQTHASVAVVPTALAVAEMLDRPLSGREFMTATTVAVDLLARLSMAPHRDSNETGLSHNYHCGVFASAAAAARLLGCDERAMQSALGLALGMAGGTRQPNLEGVPAVRVQQGWAAHAGVMAGILAWRGVGGPAEVFEGHYGYFNVYHRGEYAPERLVAGLGERFAVEDLTVKFYPACKYAYGAVEAILSLQRQRVFDSTSVRRVHVRVPGASYVAVCQPEDRKRAPASAPEALFSLPYLTAAALVRGRLTPAELTPAALADPQVLDWARRIEVERDDGLAIPPDALSSAVVQVELTSGERVEERIIRTVGDPRRPPRYDEIEEKVRVLVDGAGGRDVADVKTLAGTVAALDELPDVRELAGLLRGR; this is encoded by the coding sequence ATGAGGGGCCTCACCCGTCGATTGAGCGCGATGCTCGTCGGCACGCGGTTCGAGGACCTGTCGCGGCACGCTGGGGATGCGGTGAAGCGTTCGATCCTCGACACGCTCGGGTGCGGGTTGGCCGGCGCGGGTGTTGCCGAGTGCGATCTCCTGATGGAGTCACTGACGCCGATGGGGAGTGCCCCGGTGGCCACCGTCGTCGGTCGCCGGCTGCGGCTGGCCAGCCCCTTTGCGGCCATGGTCAATGCGACCGCGGCCCGGGCTCTCGATATGGACGATCTCTTCGAGCCGGGTCAGACGCATGCCAGTGTCGCGGTCGTTCCGACCGCTCTGGCCGTCGCCGAGATGCTCGATCGCCCCCTCAGCGGGCGCGAGTTCATGACCGCGACGACCGTCGCCGTGGATCTGCTGGCGCGGCTGTCAATGGCTCCTCACCGGGATTCCAACGAGACGGGCCTCTCGCACAACTATCACTGTGGTGTCTTCGCCAGCGCGGCCGCGGCGGCTCGCTTGCTGGGCTGCGATGAGCGCGCCATGCAGAGCGCGCTGGGGCTGGCGCTCGGCATGGCGGGCGGGACGCGCCAGCCAAACCTCGAGGGGGTGCCCGCCGTCCGCGTCCAGCAAGGCTGGGCGGCCCACGCCGGGGTGATGGCAGGCATCCTGGCCTGGCGCGGAGTCGGTGGGCCCGCAGAGGTGTTCGAGGGGCATTACGGGTACTTCAACGTCTACCACCGCGGCGAGTACGCTCCGGAGCGCCTGGTGGCCGGGCTCGGGGAGCGCTTCGCGGTCGAGGACCTCACGGTCAAGTTCTATCCCGCCTGCAAGTATGCGTACGGGGCGGTCGAGGCGATCTTGTCGCTCCAGCGCCAGCGAGTGTTCGACAGCACGAGTGTTCGCCGGGTGCACGTCCGCGTGCCGGGTGCCAGCTACGTCGCCGTCTGTCAGCCGGAGGATCGCAAACGGGCGCCGGCCAGCGCTCCCGAAGCGCTCTTCAGCCTGCCATATCTGACCGCCGCGGCGCTCGTGCGCGGACGCCTGACGCCGGCGGAGCTGACGCCAGCGGCGCTGGCCGACCCGCAGGTGCTCGACTGGGCTCGCCGTATCGAGGTCGAACGAGATGACGGCCTCGCCATACCGCCCGATGCTCTGTCGTCGGCGGTGGTCCAGGTCGAGCTCACCTCCGGGGAGCGCGTCGAGGAGCGGATCATCAGGACCGTCGGGGATCCCAGGCGCCCGCCGCGGTATGACGAGATCGAGGAGAAGGTGAGGGTGCTGGTGGACGGCGCAGGCGGGCGAGACGTCGCGGACGTGAAGACGCTGGCCGGTACGGTCGCGGCGCTCGATGAGCTCCCGGACGTGCGCGAGCTCGCGGGCCTCCTGAGGGGCCGGTGA
- a CDS encoding 4Fe-4S dicluster domain-containing protein: MRKARGTVEVFADRCKGCDLCVVFCPPGVLRLSDRVNVVGYRYAELADASGCTGCEICGRICPDLAIHVYREPRRQGVSRG; the protein is encoded by the coding sequence ATGCGGAAGGCGCGAGGCACCGTCGAGGTGTTCGCCGACCGATGCAAGGGGTGTGACCTCTGTGTCGTGTTCTGCCCGCCTGGCGTGCTCCGCCTGTCCGACAGAGTGAACGTCGTCGGGTACCGGTACGCGGAGCTGGCCGACGCGAGCGGGTGTACGGGCTGCGAGATCTGCGGTCGCATCTGCCCGGACCTGGCCATTCATGTCTACCGTGAGCCTCGCCGGCAGGGGGTCTCCCGTGGGTGA
- the vorB gene encoding 3-methyl-2-oxobutanoate dehydrogenase subunit VorB: MGERRLMMCNEVVAEAAIVAGCRFFAGYPISPATEVLEYMARRMRQVGGTCMLPESEISAINMLIGASATGARVMSATSGPGWDLMQEGVREMAFLQLPCVIVDVSRAPIGIGPSQGDYFQCTKGGGHGDYRLIVLAPATVQESADLTRKAFWLADRYRTPVVVLTDAALGHASEPVSFPERLEPALPPKSWAVTGAAGRRPNRVNTEDKAGLGGDSREIWGGFEAFIRELRRKYDEIEAHETEVDSFLAEDARIVVVAFGTSARVTRTAVREARKRGIAAGLIRPITLWPFPSAAIAEMAQRAEAVLTVEMNTGQMVEDVERAVGGRTPVRFLGRQGGVVPSPDEVLAAIEAAGLPVREGVHGAAQGL, encoded by the coding sequence GTGGGTGAGCGGCGATTGATGATGTGCAATGAAGTCGTGGCCGAGGCGGCGATCGTGGCCGGCTGTCGCTTCTTTGCGGGGTATCCGATCAGCCCCGCCACCGAGGTGCTCGAGTACATGGCGCGCCGGATGCGGCAGGTGGGGGGGACCTGCATGCTGCCGGAGAGCGAGATCTCGGCGATCAACATGCTCATCGGCGCGTCGGCCACGGGCGCTCGGGTCATGAGCGCCACCTCGGGACCAGGCTGGGACCTGATGCAGGAAGGCGTCCGGGAGATGGCGTTTCTCCAGCTCCCGTGCGTGATCGTCGACGTGTCCCGAGCGCCCATCGGCATCGGACCATCCCAGGGGGACTATTTCCAGTGCACGAAGGGCGGTGGGCACGGTGACTACCGTCTGATCGTTCTCGCGCCCGCGACGGTGCAGGAGTCGGCCGACCTGACGCGAAAGGCGTTCTGGCTGGCGGACCGCTACCGAACGCCGGTCGTCGTGCTCACCGACGCGGCCCTGGGACACGCCAGCGAGCCAGTGTCGTTTCCGGAGCGGCTGGAGCCTGCCCTCCCGCCCAAGAGCTGGGCAGTGACGGGCGCGGCTGGGCGACGCCCCAACCGCGTGAACACCGAGGACAAGGCCGGGCTCGGTGGCGACTCGCGCGAGATCTGGGGCGGGTTCGAGGCGTTCATCCGCGAGCTCCGCCGGAAGTACGACGAGATCGAGGCCCACGAGACGGAGGTGGACTCGTTTCTCGCCGAGGACGCCCGGATCGTGGTGGTCGCCTTCGGCACGAGCGCGCGGGTCACCAGGACCGCGGTGCGGGAGGCGCGGAAGCGTGGCATCGCGGCCGGGCTGATCCGCCCGATCACCCTGTGGCCATTCCCCTCAGCGGCGATTGCCGAGATGGCGCAGCGGGCAGAGGCGGTGCTCACCGTGGAGATGAACACCGGGCAGATGGTCGAGGACGTGGAGCGGGCGGTCGGTGGACGGACTCCCGTGCGGTTCCTGGGGCGCCAGGGCGGGGTCGTGCCGTCCCCGGACGAGGTCCTCGCGGCGATCGAAGCGGCAGGGTTGCCGGTCAGGGAGGGGGTCCATGGCGCTGCACAAGGTCTTTGA
- a CDS encoding 2-oxoglutarate oxidoreductase, with product MALHKVFDRPAALTDALYAYCPGCTHGIAQRLFGEVVEEMGLIERAVAVIGSGCLSASRQVFNFDTVKALHGRAPSVATGIKRAHPELLVFTVQGDGDLAGIGAADVIHAATRGERISTCFMNNATFGMTGGQMGPTTLPGQKTTTTPDGRDPLLDGHPVRITEMLAMAQGAAYVARTALNLPTNVIRTKMAIRRAFETQLAGLGFSVLEILSACPTDWHLTPVEALRWMEHMIAAAPLGELKVPEGRAR from the coding sequence ATGGCGCTGCACAAGGTCTTTGATCGTCCCGCAGCGCTGACTGACGCGCTCTACGCGTACTGTCCCGGCTGTACCCATGGCATCGCCCAGCGCCTCTTCGGAGAAGTGGTGGAGGAGATGGGGCTGATTGAACGGGCGGTGGCGGTCATCGGGTCGGGATGTCTGAGCGCCTCTCGCCAGGTCTTCAACTTCGACACGGTCAAGGCCCTCCACGGGCGTGCGCCTTCGGTCGCGACGGGGATCAAGCGGGCGCACCCGGAGCTCCTGGTCTTCACCGTCCAGGGCGACGGTGACCTCGCCGGCATCGGGGCCGCGGACGTCATCCACGCGGCCACCCGCGGGGAGCGGATCTCGACGTGTTTCATGAACAACGCGACCTTCGGAATGACGGGCGGCCAGATGGGGCCGACGACATTGCCCGGCCAGAAGACCACCACCACGCCGGATGGGCGGGATCCCCTGCTCGATGGCCATCCCGTGCGCATCACGGAGATGCTGGCCATGGCGCAGGGCGCTGCGTACGTTGCCCGCACGGCGCTCAACCTCCCGACGAACGTGATCCGGACGAAGATGGCGATCCGACGGGCGTTCGAGACGCAGCTCGCCGGCCTCGGCTTTTCCGTGCTGGAGATCCTATCGGCCTGCCCGACGGATTGGCATCTCACGCCCGTGGAGGCGCTGCGGTGGATGGAGCACATGATCGCCGCCGCCCCGCTCGGTGAGCTCAAGGTGCCGGAGGGACGAGCGCGCTGA
- a CDS encoding 2-oxoacid:acceptor oxidoreductase family protein, with product MEFDILFGGIGGQGIQLATQVLAQAATLEGKNVLQYCDYSSEMRGGKIDCTVVVAPPDEEIGSPRRTHPRAAVAMSPRACQEYRETLSTGGVLILNTSIVNGGVDRTDVHVLAVPTLRLAEEIGEPRAVSMIALGALIARTGVVSLDMAADALRVSLPPHRQTLIAANERALRCGAAFVTGPGESSRS from the coding sequence ATGGAGTTCGACATCCTGTTCGGCGGTATCGGCGGGCAGGGCATCCAGCTCGCGACCCAGGTCCTCGCGCAGGCAGCGACGCTGGAGGGGAAGAACGTCTTGCAGTACTGCGACTACTCGAGCGAGATGCGCGGTGGAAAGATCGACTGCACCGTCGTCGTGGCGCCCCCGGACGAAGAGATCGGCTCGCCGCGGCGGACCCATCCACGGGCGGCGGTGGCGATGAGCCCCCGCGCCTGCCAGGAGTACCGGGAGACGCTGTCCACGGGAGGCGTGCTGATCCTGAACACCTCGATCGTGAACGGCGGGGTAGACCGGACCGACGTGCACGTCCTCGCGGTGCCGACCCTTCGGCTCGCGGAGGAGATCGGGGAGCCGCGGGCCGTCAGCATGATTGCGCTGGGGGCGCTCATTGCGCGGACGGGCGTGGTGAGTCTCGACATGGCGGCGGATGCGCTCAGAGTCTCCTTACCGCCCCATCGCCAGACGCTGATCGCGGCCAACGAGCGGGCCCTGCGGTGCGGGGCCGCATTTGTCACGGGCCCCGGGGAGTCGAGCCGGTCATGA
- a CDS encoding AMP-binding protein, with amino-acid sequence MRASRLPSAPYWNEAVETLAPEALSKLQLRLLTRQLRYVAARSEFYRRKFDRAGFDPRDLRDVKDLQRVPFSAKQDLRESQAAAPPFGLHLAAPLDRIVRVQSTAGTSGKPVYQAFTAADLVRQGEYGARQYWAWGIRPGDRVVNCFSLSMTAGFNQSVMVEGMGVTNIPAGAEGGTERILRVIRDLEVTVLLCTPSFAEHLAEKAAEVLGRPASSLGVRVICGGGEPGFELPAIRDKLELLWGTHHVYDCGSMTDAHPNIFANCRLRNGKHQLTPDFGFIELIDPDTLAPVAMAEGAQGEYVFTHLQREACPLVRYRSGDIVRIATGPCGCGRTGLRIWYIGRSDEMLIVRGMNVFPSAIKAVVSEFVGRTTGQIRIVLKEPGPRAEAPLHIRVEHTGQVPPEAREPLALEIEGALQTRLRFRPRVELLPPDSLERGTWKAKLLEIVRS; translated from the coding sequence GTGAGAGCCTCGCGACTGCCATCGGCGCCGTACTGGAATGAGGCCGTGGAGACGCTGGCGCCAGAGGCGCTTTCGAAGCTGCAGCTTCGTTTGCTGACCCGCCAGCTTCGGTACGTGGCGGCGCGCTCGGAGTTCTACCGGCGCAAGTTCGACCGCGCGGGGTTCGATCCGCGGGACCTGCGGGACGTCAAGGATCTGCAGCGGGTGCCATTCAGCGCCAAGCAGGACCTTCGGGAGAGCCAGGCCGCGGCACCGCCGTTCGGCCTGCACCTCGCGGCCCCGCTGGACCGGATCGTGCGTGTGCAGTCGACGGCGGGCACGAGCGGAAAGCCCGTCTACCAGGCATTCACCGCGGCGGACCTCGTGCGCCAGGGCGAGTACGGGGCGCGCCAGTACTGGGCCTGGGGCATCCGCCCGGGTGACCGGGTCGTGAACTGCTTCTCCCTGTCCATGACGGCGGGGTTCAACCAGTCGGTGATGGTCGAAGGGATGGGCGTGACGAACATCCCCGCTGGAGCCGAGGGCGGGACCGAGCGCATCCTTCGGGTGATCCGCGACCTGGAGGTCACGGTCCTGCTGTGCACGCCGTCCTTCGCCGAGCACCTGGCGGAGAAGGCTGCCGAGGTCCTGGGACGTCCCGCGAGCAGCCTCGGCGTGCGGGTGATCTGCGGGGGGGGCGAGCCCGGCTTCGAGCTGCCTGCGATCCGGGACAAGCTGGAGCTCCTCTGGGGGACGCACCATGTGTACGACTGCGGGAGCATGACCGACGCCCACCCGAACATCTTCGCCAACTGTCGCCTCCGGAATGGCAAGCATCAACTGACCCCGGACTTCGGGTTCATCGAGCTGATCGATCCGGACACTCTCGCGCCCGTCGCGATGGCGGAGGGCGCTCAGGGCGAGTACGTGTTCACGCATCTGCAGCGTGAAGCCTGTCCGCTCGTGCGCTACCGCTCCGGCGACATCGTCCGGATCGCGACGGGGCCGTGCGGATGCGGGCGCACGGGACTGCGGATCTGGTACATCGGGCGCAGTGACGAGATGCTGATCGTCCGCGGGATGAACGTGTTCCCATCGGCCATCAAGGCCGTCGTCTCGGAGTTCGTGGGCCGGACGACCGGACAGATCCGGATCGTGCTGAAGGAACCGGGCCCCCGCGCGGAGGCCCCGCTGCACATCCGCGTGGAGCATACCGGGCAGGTACCGCCGGAGGCGCGCGAGCCGCTGGCGCTCGAGATCGAAGGGGCACTGCAGACACGTCTTCGTTTCAGGCCACGAGTGGAGCTGCTTCCTCCGGATAGCCTGGAACGAGGAACGTGGAAGGCGAAGCTGCTGGAGATCGTGCGCTCCTAG
- a CDS encoding ABC transporter substrate-binding protein → MRIRVIVTALLTLAGLATWPGPALAWPDGIVVALQGLGQRLDPLSMVSLNEVPEYALLFDGLFNLGPEGKEPALATEWGVAANGLTIDFTLRKGVRFHNGDAFTAEDVKFTFERIIAPESTHSYRKSFQEALSRVDVLDAHRVRFHLKKPWPSFFTAARNALQAIVPKAYYERVGQKGFQTKPVGTGPFRFSEVRLGESTTMAVNPDYWGPAPSIKSVTIRLVSEPITRLAMLARGEADVIDGVTGPILEQVRRTPGLKIVITPFAGTSFLMFNRRTNPEFNDRRVRLAIAHAIDRKGIAETVLGGVCQPSPSPFTPATFGHATGLHLLPYDPERSRTLLKEAGFAPGEPIPFVIHTTPFPSLPSVPQVLEAIAGQLEAVGIRLQRRQFESGALLSAWRARKVGGISYGTYSSPDDGGLLMEGWFHSAGNFWGEIKVPEYDQLFKRQLNEPNNERRLSVLQQWARLEAERVESAPLFWCGAPFAVGARVAEYRPGLGMGYPVNFHRLKLAGR, encoded by the coding sequence ATGCGAATTCGTGTGATCGTGACGGCGCTGTTGACTCTTGCAGGGCTCGCGACCTGGCCAGGGCCTGCGCTCGCCTGGCCCGACGGGATCGTCGTGGCCCTTCAGGGGCTCGGGCAGCGGCTGGACCCGCTGTCGATGGTGTCGCTCAACGAGGTGCCCGAGTACGCGCTGCTGTTCGACGGGCTCTTCAACCTCGGCCCGGAGGGGAAGGAGCCGGCGCTCGCGACGGAGTGGGGTGTGGCGGCCAACGGGCTCACCATCGACTTCACGCTGCGAAAGGGCGTCCGGTTCCATAATGGTGACGCGTTCACGGCCGAGGATGTGAAGTTCACGTTCGAGCGGATCATCGCGCCGGAGAGCACGCACTCCTACCGGAAGAGCTTTCAGGAGGCGTTGAGCCGCGTGGACGTGCTCGACGCCCATCGCGTGCGATTCCACCTCAAGAAGCCGTGGCCCTCGTTCTTCACCGCGGCCCGCAATGCGCTGCAGGCGATCGTGCCGAAGGCCTACTACGAACGTGTTGGCCAGAAGGGATTCCAGACCAAGCCGGTCGGCACGGGCCCGTTCCGGTTTTCGGAGGTGAGGCTGGGGGAGTCCACGACGATGGCGGTGAACCCGGACTACTGGGGCCCCGCACCGTCGATCAAGTCGGTGACCATCCGCCTCGTCTCGGAGCCGATCACTCGACTGGCGATGCTGGCTCGAGGCGAGGCCGATGTCATCGACGGCGTCACTGGGCCGATCCTGGAACAGGTGCGGCGGACCCCCGGGCTGAAGATCGTCATCACACCGTTCGCGGGCACGTCGTTCCTGATGTTCAACCGCCGCACGAATCCGGAGTTCAATGACCGCCGGGTGCGGCTCGCCATCGCCCATGCCATTGACCGGAAGGGAATCGCCGAGACGGTTCTCGGGGGTGTCTGTCAGCCATCGCCGAGCCCCTTCACACCCGCGACGTTCGGGCATGCCACGGGGCTGCACCTTCTCCCCTACGACCCTGAGCGGTCCCGTACGCTGCTCAAAGAGGCGGGGTTCGCCCCGGGGGAGCCGATTCCGTTCGTGATCCACACGACACCGTTTCCATCGTTGCCGAGCGTCCCGCAGGTCCTGGAGGCGATCGCTGGGCAGCTCGAGGCGGTGGGGATCCGCCTGCAGCGGCGACAGTTCGAGTCCGGGGCGCTTCTGTCCGCATGGCGGGCGCGGAAGGTGGGAGGGATCTCCTACGGCACCTACTCGAGCCCTGACGACGGCGGCCTGCTGATGGAGGGCTGGTTCCACTCGGCCGGGAACTTCTGGGGGGAGATCAAGGTGCCCGAGTACGACCAGTTGTTCAAGCGCCAGCTCAACGAGCCCAACAATGAGCGGCGCCTGAGCGTGCTCCAGCAGTGGGCCCGTCTCGAGGCGGAGCGGGTCGAATCGGCCCCGCTGTTCTGGTGTGGAGCGCCGTTCGCTGTTGGAGCACGCGTGGCGGAGTACCGCCCGGGCCTCGGCATGGGCTATCCGGTCAACTTCCACCGCCTGAAGCTTGCGGGCCGGTAG